A part of Jiangella alba genomic DNA contains:
- a CDS encoding PLP-dependent aminotransferase family protein has product MPRRINLHVPLAGARDLSGQIHRRIRQAILDGLLEHGQLLPSTRDLAGQLCVSRTTVGTAYDRLLAEGLVKGRVGVGTFVTASPARRSRTAPPPSPLRPARLWATLPTSRGPAGTDVRFDLRPARPDPWQFPFATWRSELSRHTNADTLRSADGPGGVGGPAALRSALARHLGVVHGIDAEAEDVVVTTGSRQAVELAARVLLEPGDLVAVEEPGHRDVAALFTSLGLRVVPVPADGDGLVADAIPPGVRCVYTRPARHFPLGLTMSDGHRRALLDWAARAGGVIVEDGHDGEFRHVGRPLDPLRALDPSGRVLYVGSLSRLLRPDVRVGYLVAPAPLHDALHKARRVLDPSPPTPVQLAAAAFVRDGQLSRHVRRMRAVYAQRRERMIGAATRRLGEHVVVHPAPAGLDVPALFRDPRLDDVEVARRAATAGVSVAAISDLTLTGRYRGLLLGFGALPADRVDEAVTLLRLAVETP; this is encoded by the coding sequence TTGCCACGCCGGATCAACCTCCACGTCCCCCTCGCCGGTGCGCGCGACCTCTCCGGCCAGATCCACCGGCGCATCCGGCAGGCGATCCTGGACGGCCTGCTGGAGCACGGCCAGCTGCTGCCGTCGACCCGCGACCTCGCCGGCCAGCTGTGCGTGTCGCGCACCACGGTGGGGACGGCGTACGACCGGCTGCTCGCGGAGGGACTGGTGAAGGGGCGGGTCGGGGTGGGGACGTTCGTGACGGCGAGCCCGGCGCGACGGTCGCGGACGGCGCCGCCGCCGTCGCCGCTGCGGCCGGCCCGGTTGTGGGCCACGCTGCCGACGTCGCGCGGGCCCGCCGGCACCGACGTCCGGTTCGACCTGCGACCGGCGCGCCCGGACCCGTGGCAGTTCCCGTTCGCGACGTGGCGCTCGGAGCTGTCGCGGCACACGAACGCCGACACGCTGCGGTCGGCGGACGGGCCGGGTGGGGTGGGCGGGCCGGCGGCGCTGCGCTCGGCACTGGCACGGCACCTCGGCGTCGTCCACGGGATCGACGCGGAGGCCGAGGACGTCGTCGTCACCACCGGGTCGCGGCAGGCCGTCGAGCTGGCCGCACGGGTGCTGCTGGAGCCCGGCGACCTGGTCGCCGTCGAGGAGCCGGGGCACCGCGACGTCGCGGCGCTGTTCACCAGCCTCGGGCTGCGGGTCGTCCCGGTCCCGGCCGACGGCGACGGGCTGGTGGCCGACGCGATCCCGCCCGGCGTGCGCTGTGTCTACACCCGGCCGGCCCGGCACTTCCCACTCGGCCTCACGATGTCCGACGGCCACCGGCGGGCGCTGCTGGACTGGGCCGCGCGAGCCGGCGGCGTCATCGTCGAGGACGGCCACGACGGCGAGTTCCGCCACGTCGGACGCCCGCTCGACCCGCTGCGCGCGCTGGACCCGTCCGGCCGGGTGCTCTACGTCGGCTCGCTGTCCCGGCTGCTGCGCCCGGACGTGCGCGTCGGCTACCTCGTCGCGCCCGCTCCCCTGCACGACGCGCTGCACAAGGCCCGGCGGGTGCTGGACCCGTCGCCGCCGACGCCGGTGCAGCTGGCGGCCGCCGCCTTCGTCCGCGACGGTCAGCTGTCCCGGCACGTGCGGCGCATGCGGGCCGTCTACGCCCAGCGGCGGGAGCGGATGATCGGCGCCGCGACCCGGCGCCTCGGCGAGCACGTCGTCGTCCATCCCGCGCCCGCCGGCCTCGACGTCCCCGCCCTGTTCCGCGACCCCCGCCTCGACGACGTCGAGGTCGCCCGGCGCGCGGCGACGGCCGGTGTCAGCGTCGCCGCGATCTCCGACCTCACGCTGACCGGCCGGTACCGCGGCCTGCTGCTCGGCTTCGGCGCCCTGCCCGCCGACCGCGTCGACGAGGCCGTCACACTGCTCCGCCTCGCCGTCGAGACTCCCTAG
- a CDS encoding AfsR/SARP family transcriptional regulator, whose translation MGSEVRIGLLGPFELLVGGRPVHLAGDRQRAVLAALASSAGTAISADTLGDLVWGDDPPQSVRRTVQTLVLRLRRQLGTASIVSRPPGYALIVDPDHVDVLRFDRLLHRAGVLADPAAELRTIDDALRLWRGAPYGDAAAGRLEELEAPRLTEGYLRALERATDLLLDGGACAEAGLAGGIAERVRAETERHPLRESLWARHLRLLEAADRGAEALTTYETVRVRLADELGVDPGPELRRLHARLLRQPDPAAAAPVAPPAPPRVRQLPADLELVGRESALAQLDDAMGIGLPAAAGARLATVTGPGGAGKTALAVHWAHRMQSAFPDGQLFLDLRGFSADPPLEPGAALGSLLSSLGVPPEQQPDDVDARAGLYRSLVADRAILVLLDNARDSAQVRPLLPGGAGRAIVTSRGALRGLSAREGARGVLVGEVTPADATSLLGIRLRRHGVTLAEPVLAELAELCGRLPLALVIAAEYVAAQHEVGANLLIRRLREQRDRLDALDEDGDDPMASVRSVFSWSYAALDADTAHTFRTMAWLLPLDFGADLAAAVTGRPAPQATRILDRLAGLNLVTASGGRYQAHDLIRIDAAERAEREDDEDELDAAESRCLDWYLYSLRNAVDVIKPIDHRAATLYFPSPAVRPLTFDDPVAARAWCVTEARALMFLTRRAHDFGRYGYVWRLAWQLGRFLQLAAHSDDNVGLARLAVDAAAHVDDAAAGYITANHLGNALKQAWLPEAVPWYQRALDGCRAADDPGTESVVLMNLGSAVHAAGDVDGAVEHFAAALNAARRWETTDPQRSILSPNLAALHLNLGNSLTALERHTEGIEHTAQALDLARADGNRIIEGMSLGNLAESYAALGDHALAESHCGRAATVLRSISASDGLVDVLLTTVQVMMATGRPAAARAAHDEAMAILRGSDDPRAGALAAALR comes from the coding sequence GTGGGTTCGGAGGTGCGCATCGGGTTGCTCGGCCCGTTCGAGTTGCTCGTCGGCGGCCGGCCGGTGCATCTGGCCGGCGACCGCCAGCGCGCGGTGCTGGCCGCGCTGGCGTCGTCCGCGGGCACCGCGATCTCCGCCGACACCCTCGGCGACCTCGTGTGGGGCGACGACCCGCCGCAGTCGGTGCGGCGCACGGTGCAGACGCTGGTGCTGCGGCTGCGCCGCCAACTGGGCACGGCGTCGATCGTCAGCCGGCCGCCCGGCTACGCGCTGATCGTCGACCCCGACCACGTCGACGTGCTCCGGTTCGACCGCCTGCTGCACCGCGCCGGCGTCCTCGCCGATCCGGCCGCCGAACTGCGCACCATCGACGACGCGCTGCGGCTGTGGCGCGGCGCCCCGTACGGCGACGCCGCGGCGGGCCGGCTGGAGGAGCTCGAGGCGCCCCGCCTCACCGAGGGGTACCTGCGGGCGCTGGAACGCGCCACGGACCTGCTGCTCGACGGCGGCGCATGCGCGGAGGCGGGGCTGGCCGGCGGCATCGCGGAACGGGTCCGCGCCGAGACCGAACGGCACCCGCTGCGCGAGTCGCTGTGGGCCCGGCACCTGCGGCTGCTCGAGGCGGCCGACCGCGGCGCCGAGGCGCTGACCACGTACGAGACGGTCCGGGTCCGGCTCGCCGACGAGCTCGGCGTCGACCCCGGGCCGGAGCTGCGCCGGTTGCACGCGCGGCTGCTGCGCCAGCCCGATCCCGCCGCCGCGGCCCCCGTCGCCCCGCCGGCGCCGCCGCGGGTCCGTCAGCTGCCCGCCGACCTCGAGCTGGTCGGCCGCGAGTCCGCGCTCGCCCAGCTCGACGACGCCATGGGGATCGGTCTCCCGGCCGCCGCGGGCGCCCGGCTGGCCACCGTGACCGGTCCGGGCGGCGCGGGCAAGACGGCGCTGGCCGTGCACTGGGCGCACCGCATGCAGTCGGCGTTCCCGGACGGCCAGCTCTTCCTCGACCTGCGTGGCTTCTCCGCCGACCCGCCGCTGGAGCCCGGCGCGGCGCTGGGCTCGCTGCTGAGCAGCCTCGGCGTGCCCCCGGAACAGCAGCCCGACGACGTCGACGCGCGGGCTGGGCTGTACCGCTCGCTGGTCGCCGACCGCGCCATCCTGGTGCTGCTCGACAACGCCCGCGACTCCGCACAGGTCCGGCCGCTGCTCCCCGGCGGCGCGGGCCGGGCGATCGTCACCAGCCGCGGCGCGCTGCGCGGCCTGTCCGCGCGCGAGGGCGCCCGCGGCGTGCTGGTCGGCGAGGTGACGCCCGCCGACGCCACGTCGCTGCTGGGCATCAGGCTGCGCCGGCACGGCGTCACGCTCGCGGAGCCGGTCCTCGCCGAGCTGGCGGAGCTGTGCGGGCGGCTGCCGCTCGCGCTGGTCATCGCGGCCGAGTACGTCGCCGCCCAGCACGAGGTGGGCGCCAACCTGCTGATCCGGCGGCTGCGCGAGCAACGCGACCGACTCGACGCGCTGGACGAGGACGGCGACGACCCGATGGCCAGCGTGCGGTCGGTGTTCTCGTGGTCCTACGCCGCCCTCGACGCCGACACCGCACACACGTTCCGGACGATGGCCTGGCTGCTCCCCCTCGACTTCGGCGCCGACCTCGCCGCGGCGGTGACCGGCCGGCCGGCGCCGCAGGCGACCCGCATCCTCGACCGCCTCGCCGGCCTGAACCTCGTCACGGCGTCCGGCGGCCGGTACCAGGCGCACGACCTCATCCGCATCGACGCCGCCGAGCGGGCCGAGCGCGAGGACGACGAGGACGAGCTGGACGCGGCCGAGTCGCGCTGCCTCGACTGGTACCTGTACTCGCTGCGCAACGCGGTGGACGTCATCAAGCCGATCGACCACCGGGCCGCCACCCTGTACTTCCCCAGCCCGGCGGTGCGGCCGCTCACGTTCGACGACCCGGTCGCCGCGCGGGCCTGGTGTGTCACCGAGGCACGGGCGCTGATGTTCCTGACCCGCCGCGCCCACGACTTCGGCCGCTACGGCTACGTCTGGCGGCTGGCCTGGCAGCTCGGGCGGTTCCTGCAACTCGCCGCCCACAGCGACGACAACGTCGGGCTGGCCCGGCTCGCCGTCGACGCCGCGGCGCACGTCGACGACGCCGCCGCCGGGTACATCACGGCGAACCACCTCGGCAACGCGCTCAAGCAGGCCTGGCTGCCGGAGGCGGTCCCCTGGTACCAGCGGGCGCTGGACGGCTGCCGGGCGGCCGACGACCCGGGCACGGAGTCGGTCGTCCTCATGAACCTCGGCTCGGCCGTCCACGCCGCCGGCGACGTCGACGGCGCCGTCGAGCACTTCGCCGCCGCCCTGAACGCGGCCCGGCGCTGGGAGACCACCGACCCGCAGCGGTCCATCCTGTCGCCCAACCTGGCGGCGCTGCACCTCAACCTCGGCAACTCGCTGACCGCGCTGGAGCGTCACACCGAGGGGATCGAGCACACCGCGCAGGCGCTCGACCTGGCCCGGGCCGACGGCAACCGGATCATCGAGGGCATGTCGCTGGGCAACCTCGCCGAGAGCTACGCGGCCCTCGGCGACCACGCCCTCGCCGAGAGCCACTGCGGGCGCGCCGCCACCGTGCTGCGGTCGATCTCCGCCTCCGACGGCCTGGTCGACGTCCTGCTCACCACCGTCCAGGTGATGATGGCGACCGGCCGCCCCGCCGCCGCCCGGGCCGCGCACGACGAGGCCATGGCGATCCTGCGCGGCAGCGACGATCCCCGGGCGGGCGCGCTGGCCGCCGCGCTGCGCTGA
- a CDS encoding discoidin domain-containing protein, with product MAVLAPPVPPPPPPSSASVPRPPEPEPAPEREPVSRTVLVIAAAAALIVVAMITVALIAQDPSGGDDDGEAAAAGEVAANAEVEVPGTAPDGVDGAGETVGYSAAHLVDGDPSTAWRVEGDAEGEEIVLTLPEARTITEVGIVNGYAKVDEESGDRRYGQNRRVLAATWVFDDGTEASFELEETVEPQVFALDAPVETATVRLRLDEVSRPGGRDFTAIGELSLTGY from the coding sequence GTGGCCGTGCTCGCGCCGCCCGTGCCGCCACCGCCGCCGCCCTCGTCGGCGTCGGTGCCCAGGCCGCCGGAACCGGAGCCGGCGCCCGAGCGCGAGCCGGTGTCGCGCACCGTCCTCGTCATCGCGGCCGCGGCGGCCCTGATCGTCGTCGCGATGATCACGGTGGCGCTGATCGCCCAGGACCCGTCCGGCGGCGACGACGACGGCGAGGCGGCGGCCGCCGGCGAGGTCGCCGCGAACGCCGAGGTCGAGGTGCCGGGCACCGCGCCCGACGGCGTCGACGGCGCGGGCGAGACCGTCGGCTACTCCGCCGCCCACCTGGTCGACGGCGACCCCAGCACCGCCTGGCGGGTCGAGGGCGACGCCGAGGGCGAGGAGATCGTGCTGACGCTGCCGGAGGCGCGCACCATCACCGAGGTCGGCATCGTCAACGGCTACGCGAAGGTCGACGAGGAGAGCGGCGACCGCCGCTACGGCCAGAACCGCCGGGTGCTGGCCGCGACCTGGGTCTTCGACGACGGCACCGAGGCGTCGTTCGAGCTGGAGGAGACGGTCGAGCCGCAGGTGTTCGCGCTCGACGCGCCGGTCGAGACGGCGACGGTGCGCCTTCGCCTCGACGAGGTGTCCCGTCCCGGCGGCCGCGATTTCACCGCGATCGGCGAGCTGAGCCTGACCGGCTACTGA
- a CDS encoding dihydrofolate reductase family protein, protein MSTLTVDIFVSADGFARGETSPGYFGYMGPDLDEWINSEGAAPQLVVLGRVTYEALASIPPQARDDGWQRWTELRKVVFTRTLTETDWPNTRLCHDLEGDIRRLKEGDVELRTMGSVSLARQLIDAGLVDRLRLMTFPLVAGDSGREPFFAGLTATELELTSSRVLDGRIVLTEYRPTGTDIPRG, encoded by the coding sequence ATGAGCACACTGACGGTGGACATCTTCGTCTCGGCCGACGGGTTCGCGCGCGGCGAGACCTCACCCGGATACTTCGGGTACATGGGTCCTGACCTGGATGAATGGATCAATTCGGAAGGCGCGGCGCCGCAACTGGTGGTGCTCGGCCGGGTCACCTACGAGGCGCTCGCCTCCATCCCGCCGCAGGCCCGCGACGACGGCTGGCAGCGGTGGACCGAGCTGCGGAAGGTGGTCTTCACCCGCACGCTGACCGAGACCGACTGGCCGAACACCCGGCTCTGCCACGACCTCGAGGGCGACATCCGGCGGCTGAAGGAGGGCGACGTCGAGCTGCGCACCATGGGCAGCGTCTCGCTGGCCCGGCAGCTCATCGACGCCGGCCTGGTCGACCGCCTGCGGCTGATGACGTTCCCGCTGGTCGCGGGCGACTCCGGCCGCGAGCCGTTCTTCGCCGGCCTCACCGCCACCGAACTGGAGCTGACCAGCAGCCGGGTGCTCGACGGGCGCATCGTGCTCACCGAGTACCGGCCCACCGGCACCGACATCCCGCGCGGCTAG
- a CDS encoding DUF664 domain-containing protein has translation MTDRVPEPSDGDERGILLGWLEFHRDALRANCAGLDAEQLAARSAPPSSLSLIGLVRHLTEMERAYAAWALGPGGPWRGVWGEYADDGPEWDFDVDASVVHESMAAWRRERALADDRIAAHATLDSVGAGNRRSLRWNLQKLVGEYARHNGHADLVRERIDGWTGE, from the coding sequence GTGACCGATCGTGTGCCCGAGCCCTCCGACGGCGACGAACGCGGCATCCTGCTGGGCTGGCTGGAGTTCCACCGCGACGCGCTGCGGGCGAACTGCGCCGGGCTCGACGCGGAGCAGCTGGCCGCGCGCTCGGCGCCGCCGTCGTCGTTGTCGCTGATCGGCCTGGTGCGGCACCTGACGGAGATGGAGCGGGCCTACGCCGCCTGGGCGCTCGGTCCGGGCGGGCCCTGGCGCGGCGTCTGGGGTGAGTACGCCGACGACGGCCCGGAGTGGGACTTCGACGTCGACGCGTCGGTGGTCCACGAGTCGATGGCGGCGTGGCGGCGCGAGCGGGCGCTGGCCGACGACCGCATCGCCGCGCACGCCACGCTCGACTCCGTCGGCGCCGGCAACAGGCGCAGCCTGCGCTGGAACCTGCAGAAGCTGGTCGGCGAGTACGCCCGCCACAACGGCCACGCCGACCTCGTCCGCGAGCGCATCGACGGCTGGACCGGCGAATAG
- a CDS encoding DUF418 domain-containing protein, translating to MATIAQARPAGPTAASERALGPDLARGFMLLFIALANSHYFLRGDVVRGGFPMDGSWLDSAVTWLIATFVDGRAFPMFGLLFGYGVAQLVRRNEALGPRGVRRLLWRRSLVLIVVGFLHAMLLFVGDILAAYGVLLLLGAWTVRWRARWLVLPAAAFFALLMLPSADSLSISTDPPDASMLPPDLAGMVSERIVVQPLVMLGGPIGFACPFLVGLLAGRARVLERPAEHRRLLTVTAVVGLTVAVLGAQPVALMLAGVTDVPSASTLELIGPLHDWSGVLGGFGYAALITLVAARLTGRTGRVTEAIRATGQRSMTCYLLQSVVWVAVFTPFLLDLSGTLTVAGTALLATATWAATVVVADQLRRRGRRGPFEVLVRRVTYGRR from the coding sequence ATGGCCACGATCGCGCAGGCCCGCCCCGCCGGGCCCACCGCCGCCTCCGAGCGCGCGCTCGGCCCCGACCTCGCGCGCGGCTTCATGCTGCTGTTCATCGCGCTGGCCAACTCGCACTACTTCCTGCGCGGCGACGTCGTGCGCGGCGGCTTCCCGATGGACGGGTCGTGGCTGGACTCCGCGGTCACGTGGCTGATCGCCACGTTCGTCGACGGCCGGGCGTTCCCGATGTTCGGCCTGCTGTTCGGCTACGGCGTGGCGCAGCTCGTGCGGCGCAACGAGGCGCTGGGCCCGCGCGGCGTGCGGCGGCTGCTGTGGCGGCGCAGCCTGGTGCTCATCGTGGTCGGGTTCCTGCACGCCATGCTGCTCTTCGTCGGCGACATCCTGGCCGCGTACGGCGTCCTGCTGCTGCTCGGCGCGTGGACGGTGCGCTGGCGGGCCCGCTGGCTGGTGCTGCCGGCCGCCGCGTTCTTCGCGCTGCTCATGCTGCCGTCGGCCGACTCGCTGTCGATCTCCACCGACCCGCCCGACGCGTCCATGTTGCCGCCCGACCTCGCCGGCATGGTCTCCGAGCGCATCGTGGTGCAGCCCCTCGTCATGCTCGGCGGCCCCATCGGCTTCGCCTGCCCGTTCCTCGTCGGGCTGCTGGCCGGGCGGGCGCGCGTCCTGGAGCGGCCGGCCGAGCACCGGCGGCTGCTCACCGTCACGGCGGTCGTGGGCCTCACGGTGGCCGTGCTCGGCGCCCAGCCGGTGGCGCTCATGCTGGCCGGCGTCACCGACGTGCCCAGCGCGTCGACGCTGGAGCTCATCGGCCCGCTGCACGACTGGTCCGGCGTGCTGGGCGGGTTCGGCTACGCGGCGCTGATCACGCTGGTGGCGGCCCGGCTGACCGGGCGCACCGGCCGCGTCACCGAGGCGATCCGTGCCACCGGGCAGCGGTCCATGACCTGCTACCTGCTGCAGTCGGTGGTGTGGGTGGCGGTGTTCACGCCGTTCCTGCTCGACCTGTCCGGCACGCTGACGGTGGCCGGGACGGCGCTGCTGGCCACGGCCACGTGGGCGGCCACCGTCGTGGTCGCCGATCAGCTGCGACGACGCGGCCGGCGCGGCCCGTTCGAAGTGCTGGTGCGCCGGGTGACGTACGGGCGGCGCTAG
- a CDS encoding PadR family transcriptional regulator, translating to MTSLRLLVLGALRRRGRAHGYQVRTDLEVWGAHEWSTASSGSVYHALKSMARHGLLAAHETVASTAGGPPRIEYELTEAGEQEYLALLGQALSGHDRALDVLAAAVGLIEDLPRDEALRLLRERAATMHEWRAAITEHLPAGTDLDTWGPVGEVLGLWLTTADTGARWTDRLVRRLEEGAFTMAGET from the coding sequence ATGACGTCGCTGCGGCTGCTGGTCCTCGGCGCGCTGCGCAGGCGCGGACGGGCGCACGGCTACCAGGTGCGCACCGACCTGGAGGTGTGGGGCGCGCACGAGTGGTCGACGGCCAGCTCGGGCTCGGTGTACCACGCGCTCAAGAGCATGGCGCGGCACGGACTGCTGGCCGCCCACGAGACCGTCGCCTCGACCGCCGGCGGGCCGCCCCGCATCGAGTACGAGCTGACCGAGGCCGGCGAGCAGGAGTACCTCGCCCTGCTGGGCCAGGCCCTGTCCGGGCACGACCGCGCCCTGGACGTGCTGGCCGCGGCGGTCGGCCTGATCGAGGACCTGCCCCGCGACGAAGCACTGCGGCTGCTCCGCGAGCGGGCCGCCACGATGCACGAGTGGCGCGCCGCCATCACCGAGCACCTGCCCGCCGGTACCGACCTCGACACCTGGGGCCCGGTCGGCGAGGTCCTGGGGCTGTGGCTGACCACCGCCGACACCGGCGCCCGCTGGACCGACCGGCTGGTCCGGCGCCTCGAGGAGGGCGCGTTCACCATGGCCGGCGAGACCTGA
- a CDS encoding helix-turn-helix domain-containing protein has protein sequence MVRVPLTISERERGERLGLALRTARGERSIADVATQAGISPETLRKIERGRIPTPAFFTVVAVADVLGLSLDDLLTGLGAGEVAEMATLGR, from the coding sequence ATGGTGCGAGTCCCGTTGACGATCTCCGAGCGCGAACGCGGCGAGCGGCTGGGCCTGGCGCTGCGCACCGCGCGCGGCGAGCGCAGCATCGCCGACGTCGCCACGCAGGCCGGCATCTCGCCCGAGACACTGCGCAAGATCGAGCGCGGCCGCATCCCCACGCCGGCCTTCTTCACCGTCGTGGCGGTCGCCGACGTTCTCGGCCTGTCCCTCGACGACCTGCTCACCGGCCTGGGCGCCGGAGAAGTCGCCGAGATGGCTACGCTTGGCCGGTGA
- the argS gene encoding arginine--tRNA ligase produces MTPEQLSAAVRDVLTAAVDAGDLALPDGVPSQVTVERPRNRDHGDYATNVALQLAKKAGTNPRALAELLAARLRDVDGVDGVDIAGPGFLNITVSAAAQGELARTVVEAGESYGRGDALAGTTMNVEFISANPTGPLHLGHVRWAAVGDALARVLEAAGAAVTREFYINDRGAQMDKFGASIMARAHGEAVPEDGYHGEYVADLAATIVKEHPGLLDRPRDEQLVVFRDEGYRLQLAEQQSQLDDFRTHFDVWYSERSLHENGRVEHALDVLRQQGHLFEADGALWMRTTDFGDDKDRVLRRTNGEFTYFAADAAYYVDKRERGFDVCVYLLGADHHGYIGRLKALAACAGDDPDKNIEIPIGQLVKIVQDGQELRLSKRAGTMLTLGQVVEAAGVDALRYSLCRYPADSPLTLDVAQITKHAPENPVYYVQYAHSRLASLQRNAAELGIDKGELRPELLDHERESLLLAALAEFPRLVAAAAELREPHRVARYLEETASTFHKFYDACRILPFGDEEATDVHRARLWLVEATKVVIANGLGMLGVDAPDRM; encoded by the coding sequence GTGACCCCCGAACAGCTCTCCGCCGCGGTACGTGACGTCCTCACCGCCGCCGTCGACGCGGGCGACCTCGCCCTGCCCGACGGCGTGCCCTCCCAGGTGACCGTCGAGCGACCGCGCAACCGCGACCACGGCGACTACGCCACGAACGTCGCGCTGCAGCTGGCGAAGAAGGCGGGCACCAACCCCCGGGCGCTGGCCGAGCTGCTGGCCGCCCGGCTGCGCGACGTCGACGGTGTCGACGGCGTCGACATCGCCGGGCCGGGCTTCCTCAACATCACCGTCTCCGCCGCCGCGCAGGGCGAGCTGGCCCGCACCGTCGTCGAGGCGGGCGAGTCCTACGGCCGCGGCGACGCGCTGGCCGGCACCACCATGAACGTCGAGTTCATCTCGGCCAACCCGACCGGCCCGCTGCACCTCGGCCATGTCCGCTGGGCCGCCGTCGGCGACGCGCTGGCCCGGGTGCTCGAGGCCGCCGGCGCCGCCGTCACCCGCGAGTTCTACATCAACGACCGCGGCGCCCAGATGGACAAGTTCGGCGCGTCCATCATGGCCCGGGCGCACGGCGAGGCGGTGCCCGAGGACGGCTACCACGGCGAGTACGTCGCCGACCTCGCCGCCACCATCGTCAAGGAGCACCCCGGCCTGCTCGACCGCCCGCGCGACGAACAGCTCGTCGTGTTCCGCGACGAGGGCTACCGCCTGCAGCTGGCCGAGCAGCAGTCCCAGCTCGACGACTTCCGCACCCACTTCGACGTCTGGTACTCCGAGCGCAGCCTGCACGAGAACGGCCGGGTCGAGCACGCGCTCGACGTCCTGCGCCAGCAGGGGCACCTGTTCGAGGCCGACGGCGCGCTGTGGATGCGCACCACCGACTTCGGCGACGACAAGGACCGCGTGCTGCGGCGGACGAACGGCGAGTTCACCTACTTCGCCGCCGACGCCGCCTACTACGTCGACAAGCGCGAGCGCGGCTTCGACGTCTGCGTCTACCTGCTCGGCGCCGACCACCACGGCTACATCGGACGGCTCAAGGCGCTGGCGGCGTGCGCGGGCGACGACCCCGACAAGAACATCGAGATCCCCATCGGCCAGCTGGTCAAGATCGTGCAGGACGGCCAGGAGCTGCGGCTGTCCAAGCGGGCCGGCACCATGCTGACGCTCGGCCAGGTGGTCGAGGCGGCCGGCGTCGACGCGCTGCGGTACTCGCTGTGCCGTTACCCGGCCGACTCCCCGCTGACCCTCGACGTCGCGCAGATCACCAAGCACGCGCCGGAGAACCCGGTCTACTACGTGCAGTACGCGCACTCGCGGCTGGCGTCGCTCCAGCGCAATGCCGCCGAGCTCGGCATCGACAAGGGTGAGCTGCGGCCCGAGCTGCTCGACCACGAGCGCGAGTCGCTGCTGCTGGCCGCGCTGGCGGAGTTCCCGCGGCTGGTCGCCGCGGCGGCCGAGCTGCGCGAGCCGCACCGCGTCGCCCGGTACCTCGAGGAGACCGCCTCCACGTTCCACAAGTTCTACGACGCCTGCCGCATTCTCCCGTTCGGTGACGAAGAGGCCACCGACGTGCACCGTGCCCGGCTCTGGCTGGTCGAGGCCACCAAGGTGGTCATCGCCAACGGACTCGGCATGCTCGGCGTCGACGCACCAGATCGGATGTAA